A DNA window from Procambarus clarkii isolate CNS0578487 chromosome 75, FALCON_Pclarkii_2.0, whole genome shotgun sequence contains the following coding sequences:
- the LOC138356950 gene encoding uncharacterized protein: MRSVREHAVTQGTCGHSGNMRSLREHAVTQGTCGHSGNMRSLREHAVTQGTCGHSGNMRSLREHAVTQGTCGHSGNMRSLREHAVTQGTCGHSGNMRSLREHAVTQGTCGHSGNMRSLREHAVTQGTCDHSGNMRSLREHAVTQGTCGHSGNMRLLREHAVTQGTCGHSGNMRSLREHVVTQGTCDHSGNMCSLREHVLTQGTCAHSGNMCSLREHVVTQGTCGHSGNMWSLREHVVTQGTCGHSENMWSLGEHVVTRGTCGHSGNMWSLGEHVVTRGTCGHSGNMWSLREHVVTQGTCCNSGNMRSLRERAVTCVTGNTRNNQ; encoded by the coding sequence ATGCGGTCAGTCAGGGAACATGCGGTCACTCAGGGAACATGCGGTCACTCAGGGAACATGCGGTCACTCAGGGAACATGCGGTCACTCAGGGAACATGCGGTCACTCAGGGAACATGCGGTCACTCAGGGAACATGCGGTCACTCAGGGAACATGCGGTCACTCAGGGAACATGCGGTCACTCAGGGAACATGCGGTCACTCAGGGAACATGTGGTCACTCAGGGAACATGCGATCACTCAGGGAACATGCGGTCACTCAGGGAACATGCGGTCACTCAGGGAACATGCGGTCACTCAGGGAACATGCGGTCACTCAGGGAACATGCGGTCACTCAGGGAACATGCGGTCACTCAGGGAACATGCGGTCACTCAGGGAACATGCGATCACTCAGGGAACATGCGATCACTCAGGGAACATGCGGTCACTCAGGGAACATGCGGTCACTCAGGGAACATGCGGTTACTCAGGGAACATGCGGTCACTCAGGGAACATGCGGTCACTCAGGGAACATGCGGTCACTCAGGGAACATGTGGTCACTCAGGGAACATGTGATCACTCAGGGAACATGTGCTCACTCAGGGAACATGTGCTCACTCAGGGAACATGTGCTCACTCAGGGAACATGTGCTCACTCAGGGAACATGTGGTCACTCAGGGAACATGTGGTCACTCAGGGAACATGTGGTCACTCAGGGAACATGTGGTCACTCAGGGAACATGTGGTCACTCAGAGAACATGTGGTCACTCGGGGAACATGTGGTCACTCGGGGAACATGTGGTCACTCGGGGAACATGTGGTCACTCGGGGAACATGTGGTCACTCGGGGAACATGTGGTCACTCGGGGAACATGTGGTCACTTAGGGAACATGTGGTCACTCAGGGAACATGTTGTAACTCAGGGAACATGCGGTCGCTCAGGGAACGTGCAGTCACTTGTGTTACTggtaacacaaggaacaaccagtaa